One Stigmatopora nigra isolate UIUO_SnigA chromosome 1, RoL_Snig_1.1, whole genome shotgun sequence DNA segment encodes these proteins:
- the gp9 gene encoding platelet glycoprotein IX — MLSGPRLVLPLLWATLDTASSLGQACLCTILQPAGLLVNCTSNDLLELPPLPSDTTELLVQGNGITTIPSGLFDNLLSLHSISLAGNPFHCDCSIEYLRNWLVRNRAAVSQEPTCFSPSSVTQKPITELTNDYFIQCGPRGFSSSTSVIVMILILCCIIILLLWSLSLAKNCSFTLKIEEKHMGLKANSLSPLRRRHRTRLTSLNDNFYLHTEGQNRHSANLAEKKQY; from the coding sequence ATGCTCTCTGGTCCAAGACTAGTACTCCCTCTGCTCTGGGCCACTCTGGACACAGCATCCTCTCTTGGGCAGGCATGCCTGTGCACCATCCTTCAGCCTGCTGGTCTGCTAGTCAACTGCACCTCTAATGACCTTTTGGAGTTGCCTCCTCTTCCATCAGACACCACTGAGCTCCTAGTGCAGGGCAATGGCATCACCACTATCCCTTCTGGTCTATTTGACAATCTACTAAGCCTTCACAGTATCTCCCTTGCTGGTAATCCTTTCCACTGTGATTGCAGCATTGAATACCTCAGGAACTGGCTGGTGAGAAACAGGGCGGCAGTCTCCCAGGAGCCCACCTGCTTTAGTCCCAGCTCTGTGACTCAGAAGCCCATCACAGAACTCACCAATGATTACTTTATTCAGTGTGGCCCAAGAGGCTTCAGTAGTAGCACCTCTGTTATTGTGATGATTCTAATCCTCTGCTGCATCATTATTCTGCTTCTGTGGAGCCTGAGTCTGGCCAAAAATTGTAGCTTCACTcttaaaattgaagaaaaacacaTGGGACTCAAGGCCAACTCTCTAAGCCCATTGAGAAGGAGACATAGAACAAGACTTACTTCTCTCAATGACAATTTTTATCTTCACACAGAGGGACAAAATAGGCATTCTGCCAACTTGGCAGAAAAGAAACAATACTAA